A DNA window from Euwallacea fornicatus isolate EFF26 chromosome 17, ASM4011564v1, whole genome shotgun sequence contains the following coding sequences:
- the LOC136344654 gene encoding uncharacterized protein, translated as MVRKRTRKGSNRRNSRKYYDSDENDSDSDLDLSSPPSSPAPKRYGLRQRKQRTFFEGLDFDEEDDLNTSRARSEDDEYDVQGDLTNTKQNHITRITQDLSEHSPHEPAQVTNNLKVEEDNTSQDISENVGLIDFEDVIRADVVVNNQKVESGSSSVSRTGARIRPVVRHCANSVENSLLPFREKGRRGRKPKARTELLNHMPIACRPHQICDVVSNSQEDDTLEVQIDPLNFVQSHLGESPEPVKSNGVSLKKTSSIGPNSKDKETLENGSVPITIAPSVVGDIEKYVPPQLGEKEKQVVLSNEYLLGNSFDMSADEFLEKLAEKKGDIEEEVMVPQINFDEESSSSDDVILIEKKPEIIVLDDD; from the exons atggtAAGAAAACGAACCCGAAAAGGCTCGAATAGAAGAAATTCCCGCAAATATTACGACAGCGATGAGAACGACAGCGACAGCGACCTAGATTTAAGCAGCCCTCCGTCATCTCCGGCCCCTAAAAGATACGGCCTTAGACAGAGGAAGCAACGGACCTTTTTTGAGGGTCTAGATTTTGATGAGGAAGATGACTTAAACACCAGTCGAGCCCGTTCTGAAGACGACGAGTACGACGTTCAAGGTGATCTCACGAACACCAAACAGAATCATATAACTCGTATCACTCAGGACTTAAGCGAGCACAGTCCACATGAGCCAGCCCAAGTTACTAATAATCTCAAAGTTGAAGAAGACAACACGTCTCAAGATATCTCGGAAAATGTGggtttgattgattttgaggATGTAATTAGGGCCGATGTGGTGGTGAATAACCAGAAAGTTGAAAGTGGCAGCAGTAGTGTTAGTCGAACTGGAGCCAGAATTAGGCCTGTGGTGCGTCACTGTGCAAATTCTGTGGAAAATTCATTGCTGCCCTTTAGGGAAAAAG GTAGAAGAGGTCGAAAACCAAAAGCAAGAACCGAATTATTAAATCACATGCCCATCGCGTGTAGGCCGCACCAAATCTGCGACGTTGTATCAAACTCGCAAGAAGACGACACTCTAGAAGTACAAATTGACCCATTGAATTTCGTTCAGTCACACCTAGGGGAATCCCCTGAACCCGTGAAAAGCAATGGTGTTTCTCTTAAGAAAACTTCATCAATTGGACCAAATTCAAAAGACAAAGAAACGTTGGAGAATGGCTCGGTACCAATTACAATAGCCCCATCCGTCGTAGGAGATATAGAAAAATACGTTCCTCCGCAGTTGGGTGAAAAGGAAAAGCAAGTAGTGTTGAGTAATGAGTATTTACTCGGAAACAGTTTTGACATGAGTGCAGAtgagtttttggaaaaacttgCTGAAAAGAAAGGAGACATAGAGGAGGAGGTGATGGTAccacaaattaattttgatgaaGAAAGTAGTAGCAGTGACGATGTGATTCTGATCGAGAAGAAACCGGAAATTATCGTTTTAGATGATGACTGA
- the morula gene encoding anaphase-promoting complex subunit 2 translates to MDEIPDSKKIWSLSEKIFPILNDFNTPCNQEGPFTKCEFEQVCGFMKKSSLQDLLQQLVINKIEKRLRDEIVPEFWSYFKKLEDTNKGSKQFFNAVRALYDNYRQLEGIISRLELFRQSADVIKVPYEEKNVQDALKLILKATLFAQMHVDYQSLTMNFYETTLKMEDLDESNSEGKCIVCDQDNVGCYCMHMFQETNRKLGEMNLLEPLIGQTLTNLCYNYIYSHIQKTCKDNYDSFIVSLEKWLHSVVLVWLRKIYYFDKSIPLEESMLTFEKKLVNYLYNCYTKIRIDQLFNIVIEYPESLPALEDIRLCLPRTDLKSLLTKKLQKAMETRLLHPGVSTMDILTAYVATIKSLKILDPFGLLLETVTYPIHQYLRSREDTVRCVVSSLTEEGPNDLAEELNRSEPVDENMPINDEDENWESWTPDPVDAIPCKKSPKEQISNRRNVDIITMLVNIYGSKELFVNEYRTLLADRLLSQDTFDTEKEIRYLELLKLRFGDSHLHFCEVMLKDIAESKRINQRIKDTAEYGETTPLATMIVSQQFWPPFKEEKLELHAEVAKQMESFTKAFETLKGSRTLCWKNHLGVVNIEVELNDRVVNLAVSPVHATVMMHFQDKNIWELEELSKIMHCPPTVLRRKIGFWLSHGILTEISQDVFAVLEETENRNAVPEDFYVEEFESESAMASAKDQKEEELQNIWSYIIGMLMNLDSLSLERIHHMLKMFAFQGPTTECSQSELKNFLDRRVRERHLVYANGLYKLPK, encoded by the exons ATGGACGAAATTCCCGATTCCAAGAAAATCTGGAGTCTAAGTGAGAAAATCTTCCCTATATTAAATGATTTCAACACCCCTTGTAACCAAGAAGGTCCTTTTACAAAATGCGAATTTGAACAAGTTTGCGGCTTCATGAAAAAGAGTTCTTTGCAGGATCTGCTTCAACAGTTAGTcatcaataaaattgaaaaacgacTACGAGATGAAATAGTTCCAGAGTTCTGGTcatattttaagaaacttgaggACACCAATAAAGGGTCAAAGCAGTTTTTTAATGCCGTCAGAGCTCTCTATGACAATTATCGGCAGTTGGAAGGGATTATTTCAAGATTAGAACTTTTCAGACAAAGTGCTGATGTGATCAAAGTACCTTATGAAGAGAAGAATGTTCAAGATGCTTTGAAGTTGATTTTGAAAGCTACATTATTTGCACAAATGCACGTTGATTATCAAAGTTTAACTATGAACTTTTATGAAACTACTTTGAAAATGGAAGATTTGGATGAGAGTAACTCTGAGGGGAAATGTATTGTTTGTGATCAGGATAATGTGGGGTGTTATTGCATGCATATGTTTCAAGAAACAAATCG AAAGTTGGGAGAAATGAATTTATTGGAACCTTTGATAGGACAgactttaacaaatttgtgctaCAACTACATTTATTCACACATACAGAAGACCTGTAAGGATAATTATGATTCATTTATTGTTAGCTTAGAAAAG TGGCTTCATTCAGTTGTACTTGTTTGGCTTagaaaaatttactattttgaTAAGTCAATACCTTTGGAAGAATCAATGTTGacttttgaaaagaaattagtCAATTATTTGTACAATTGTTACACAAAGATCAGGATTGATCAATTGTTTAATATTGTCATAG AATACCCAGAATCTCTACCAGCTCTTGAGGATATTCGCTTATGTTTACCAAGAACAGATTTAAAATCATTGTTGACTAAAAAGTTGCAAAAGGCTATGGAAACTAGGTTATTACATCCAGGCGTTAGCACTATGGATATTTTAACAGCTTATGTAGCTACCATCAAGTCTCTAAAGATTTTGGATCCATTTGGGTTGTTGCTGGAGACTGTGACTTATCCTATTCATCAGTATTTGAGAAGCAGGGAAGATACTGTTAG ATGTGTGGTAAGTAGTTTGACAGAAGAAGGTCCGAACGATCTGGCAGAAGAATTGAACCGAAGCGAACCTGTAGACGAGAATATGCCGATTAACGATGAAGATGAGAATTGGGAGAGTTGGACTCCCGATCCTGTAGACGCAATTCCTTGCAAAA agtcACCAAAGGAGCAAATATCAAACCGCCGAAACGTCGACATAATCACTATGTTGGTTAACATTTACGGCAGCAAAGAATTATTTGTCAATGAATATCGCACCCTCCTAGCCGATCGGCTTTTGTCCCAAGATACTTTTGATACAGAAAAGGAGATCCGGTACTTGGAACTATTGAAATTGCGTTTTGGAGACTCACATTTGCACTTCTGTGAGGTAATGCTCAAGGATATTGCCGAGTCCAAGAGGATCAATCAAAGAATAAAAGACACAGCGGAATATGGAGAAACCACTCCACTTGCAACGATGATTGTTTCTCAGCAGTTCTGGCCTCCGttcaaagaggaaaaattggAGTTGCACGCTGAAGTTGCAAAGCAGATGGAGAGTTTTACTAAGGCCTTCGAGACATTGAAGGGCAGTCGAACTTTGTGCTGGAAAAACCACTTGGGAGTAGTAAATATTGAAGTCGAGCTTAACGATAGGGTGGTAAATTTGGCGGTTTCTCCGGTGCATGCGACAGTTATGATGCATTTTCAGGATAAAA ATATTTGGGAGTTGGAGGAATTGAGTAAAATCATGCATTGCCCTCCTACGGTCTTAAGGCGCAAAATAGGCTTCTGGCTATCGCACGGTATCTTGACTGAAATAAGCCAAGATGTGTTTGCTGTTTTAGAGGAAACCGAGAATAGAAACGCCGTTCCTGAGGATTTTTATGTTGAGGAATTCGAGTCGGAATCCGCTATGGCCAGCGCTAAGGATCAAAAGGAAGAAGAGTTACAG AATATTTGGTCTTATATTATTGGAATGTTGATGAACCTGGACAGCTTATCGCTCGAAAGGATCCATCACATGTTAAAGATGTTTGCGTTTCAAGGACCCACCACAGAATGCAGTCAATCTGAGCTTAAGAATTTTCTCGACAGGAGAGTGAGGGAGAGGCATTTAGTCTATGCAAACGGCTTATACAAGCTTCCAAAGTAG
- the LOC136344656 gene encoding cytochrome c oxidase assembly factor 4 homolog, mitochondrial, which produces MPTHSQEEITDPVEQMLKKTGCMEQHFKVQECIAESQDWRKCQNEVSDFKKCMAKYQEQKLKGEV; this is translated from the exons ATGCCCACCCATAGTCAAGAAGAAATAACTGACCCAGTAGAACAAATGCTTAAAAAGACTGGATGCATGGAACAACACTTCAAAGTTCAG GAATGCATTGCTGAAAGCCAAGACTGGAGAAAGTGCCAAAACGAAGTTAGTGACTTCAAAAAGTGCATGGCAAAATACCaggaacaaaaattgaaaggaGAAGTTTGA
- the LOC136344655 gene encoding vacuolar protein sorting-associated protein 26C, with translation MSINLDLRLKRADKVYSEGENISGIIVISSNSDFKHDGIILTVEGCVNLQISSKNVGVLEAFYNSVKPIQLVNIICDVSTPGRVPSGITEIPFQIPLKAKPNRVLYETYHGVYVNISYSIRCDIKRSFLSKDLQRCQQFLVQYKANAGHCPQLPLKDNRKPVSFELSPAKLTSGASGAPDFLLRGYLESVCCSITKPFKGQLTLVRCAAPVKSVELQLVRIETCGCAEGYAREATEIQNLQIGDGDIAQNIPIPIYMVFPRLFTCPTLMTTNFKIEFEINIVLVFDNNHLITNNFPIILVRG, from the exons ATGTCCATAAATTTGGATCTTAGACTCAAACGAGCTGATAAAGTTTATAGTGAAGGG GAAAATATAAGTGGAATAATTGTCATTTCGTCTAACTCAGATTTCAAACACGACGGCATCATTTTAACGGTAGAAGGCTGTGTCAACCTTCAAATTAGCTCCAAGAATGTTGGAGTTTTAGAAGCATTTTATAACTCTGTTAAG CCAATTCAATTAGTTAATATCATATGCGATGTCAGCACCCCTGGTCGTGTCCCCTCTGGCATCACAGAAATTCCATTCCAAATTCCCCTCAAAGCCAAACCCAATAGGGTATTGTATGAAACGTACCATGGCGTGTACGTCAACATTAGCTATTCAATAAGATGCGACATCAAAAGGTCGTTTTTATCAAAAGATCTGCAAAGGTGCCAACAATTCTTAGTGCAATATAAGGCAAATGCTGGCCATTGTCCTCAATTGCCTTTGAAAGATAATAGGAAACCAGTTTCATTTGAATTAAGCCCTGCCAAGCTCACTTCAGGGGCATCAG GAGCTCCAGATTTCTTACTTCGAGGTTATTTGGAGAGCGTCTGCTGCAGTATCACAAAACCATTTAAAGGTCAACTGACCTTAGTGCGATGTGCAGCCCCAGTAAAATCTGTTGAGCTTCAGTTGGTGCGTATTGAGACATGTGGATGTGCCGAAGGTTATGCGAGAGAAG CtactgagattcaaaatttgcaaattggaGATGGAGACATTGCTCAAAATATTCCAATACCTATTTACATGGTTTTTCCGCGGTTGTTTACCTGTCCCACTTTGATGACtacaaactttaaaattg aatttgagaTTAATATTGTATTGGTGTTCGACAATAATCATTTAATTACCAACAACTTTCCAATAATATTAGTCAGGGGGTag
- the LOC136344653 gene encoding integrator complex subunit 15, whose product MSGSSSEINLKQTLRKLEYPLCAQEALKKIGELLCARVTNIKSMDLSLDLMAEFVFYEVDRRGNKRTQGLTPLIELQLLEILYEFLNSIPNEASRNTLFLNLFSPSTVNSRVGILSKLVSLAIGIPSPLILVSASTWMQQLGNSSPASCKLAEALVFDYAQLAPNPEERLTSLPNIAPEFTSNLLTAVAENYFVHKKEPMFPPQVLLKSTTDWVTENNSLCVAAQLRQPHLPQGAIPMEATTPIAGLLRWCVLAPIYDQNQDIYSKLYLALLNSISEIPQVQPPRAINVQHLTAIIHPLYYYYEDLKHKGQTSGIIHDSHFHLALDRLAQALQIALSVNAVYGHLDELFNALNNLHFNNLLSIVVNKYKQSKGGPMILG is encoded by the exons atgTCTGGGTCTTCTTCAGAGATAAATCTAAAACAAACCCTAAGAAAACTTGAATACCCTCTATGTGCGCAAGAagcattaaagaaaattg GTGAGCTTCTCTGTGCAAGAGTTACTAATATCAAAAGCATGGACCTCTCCCTTGATTTAATGGCAGAATTTGTGTTCTATGAGGTAGACAGGAGAGGCAACAAGAGGACACAAGGTTTAACCCCATTAATAGAACTCCAACTTTTAGAAATTCTCTATGAATTTCTGAATAGCATACCTAATGAGGCTTCTAGGAATACCTTGTTCTTAAACTTGTTTAGTCCCAGTACTGTTAACAGCAGAGTTGGAATTTTGAGTAAACTAGTTTCTTTAGCTATAGGCATTCCTAGTCCCCTTATTTTGGTGTCTGCTAGTACTTGGATGCAGCAATTAG GAAATTCTTCTCCTGCAAGTTGTAAGTTAGCTGAGGCTCTGGTTTTTGACTATGCTCAGCTAGCTCCCAATCCAGAAGAGAGATTAACCAGCTTGCCAAATATTGCCCCAGAATTTACTTCTAATCTTTTAACAGCTGTAGCTGAGAATTACTTTGTGCATAAAAAAGAACCAATGTTTCCCCCCCAGGTTCTATTAAAGAGTACTACAGATTGG GTCACTGAAAACAACTCTCTTTGTGTAGCAGCTCAACTTAGACAACCCCATTTACCTCAAGGGGCAATTCCCATGGAAGCAACTACTCCAATAGCTG gaCTTCTGCGTTGGTGTGTTTTAGCACCCATTTATGATCAAAATCAAGACATCTATTCAAAACTTTATCTAGCCCTTTTAAACAGTATATCAGAGATACCACAAGTGCAGCCTCCACGAGCTATCAACGTGCAGCATTTAACGGCAATTATTCATCccctgtattattattatgaagaTTTAAAACACAAGGGCCAAACCTCTGGTATAATTCACGATTCTCATTTTCATTTGGCTCTTGACCGACTTGCACAGGCTTTACAGATCGCGTTAAGTGTTAATGCGGTTTACGGACATTTGGATGAACTATTCAATGCTTTAAATAACttgcattttaataatctGCTTAGCATTGTGGTTAATAAATATAAGCAGAGTAAAGGGGGACCAATGATTCTTGGTTAG
- the LOC136344651 gene encoding transmembrane protein 145: protein MRYKYGYLILFLFVECIDVLQGTHLKGSFNTKNFFKFLIKFGFQKTDTHSPDISHGYIFGNITSKHNFSVPVTFAVLDRWHFIDYYKNRVLYNKDEACKRMFSTLKKRAYDPYCNNDGKDYLRKVPCPKGKFCEDEAKSNVVKNHQFTYVIQDFNEPAFWYVSLVACYHTNTSTCDWRHYEASAEIEYDIWLVNGNPNSSAFTTYEFSFDRQNTLELYIIFWMCYVILVPLQCHAVKIQKHPVTRLFTASLLLEFIALCLNLLHTLKFALNGEGFPKIQMTGDICDILSRTSFMLLLLLLAKGWAVTRLELTWKPLVFAIWLCYGVVHILLYVWNLTEVDIIEDVDEYQTWPGWLIIVFRTLIMCWFLYELRTTMLYEHNTQKLNFLLHFGASSLVWFIYLPILALIALHVSALWRFKLLLGITYSADCFAYCVMAHLLWPTRSEQYFLLKGPSSADLEELDEFNEAPHIVNNSYTSLSSVGSMEIAGYEDHPSGKLELA from the exons atgcgGTACAAATACgggtatttaattttgtttctgtTCGTTGAGTGCATAGATGTGTTACAAGGCACACACCTAAAAGGTTCCTTCAatacaaagaactttttcaaGTTTCTGATTAAGTTTGGGttccaaaaaactgacacACATTCTCCGGACATTTCGCACGGATATATTTTCGGGAATATTACCTCAAAACACAATTTCTCAGTGCCAGTCACTTTCGCAGTTTTAGACCGCTGGCACTTCATCGACTATTACAAAAACCGAGTCCTATATAATAAAGATGAAGCATGCAAACGAATGTTCAGTACTCTTAAGAAAAGGGCCTATGATCCTTATTGTAACAATGATGGAAAAGATTACTTGAGAAAAGTTCCTTGTCCAAAAGGGAAGTTTTGTGAAGACGAGGCTAAATCAAATGTGGtgaaaaatcatcaatttaCATATGTTATACAGGATTTTAATGAACCAGC CTTTTGGTATGTGTCTTTGGTGGCCTGCTACCACACCAACACAAGCACATGTGATTGGCGTCATTATGAAGCTAGTGCAGAAATCGAATATGATATTTGGTTGGTTAATGGCAATCCCAACAGCTCAGCTTTCACCACCTATGAATTCTCATTTGACAGACAAAACACCCTGGAACTCTACATTATATTCTGGATGTGTTACGTTATTTTGGTGCCATTGCAGTGCCACGCCGTAAAAATTCAGAAACATCCAGTTACCAG ATTATTTACTGCCAGTCTTTTACTTGAGTTCATAGCACTTTGCTTGAACTTACTACACACGCTAAAATTTGCCCTAAATGGTGAAGGGTTCCCAAAGATTCAGATGACTGGGGATATTTGTGATATTCTTTCAAGG acTTCGTTTATGTTGTTGTTACTGTTGCTGGCTAAAGGCTGGGCTGTAACTCGGTTGGAATTAACATGGAAACCTCTAGTGTTTGCAATATGGTTATGTTATGGTGttgtacatattttattgtatgtTTGGAATTTG ACTGAAGTGGACATTATAGAGGACGTAGACGAGTACCAGACGTGGCCAGGATGGCTGATAATCGTTTTCAGAACCCTCATAATGTGTTGGTTTCTTTATGAGTTACGCACAACCATGCTCTACGAACACAATActcaaaaacttaattttttgctcCACTTCGGCGCTTCCAGTCTAGTCTGGTTCATCTACCTTCCCATTTTAGCACTCATAGCTCTGCACGTTTCAGCTTTGTGGAGGTTCAAACTACTTTTAG GTATAACGTATTCTGCGGATTGTTTCGCTTACTGCGTCATGGCCCATTTGCTGTGGCCCACGCGGTCGGAGCAGTATTTCCTCCTAAAAGGTCCCTCCTCCGCCGACTTAGAGGAGCTGGACGAATTCAACGAGGCTCCCCATATAGTTAATAACTCGTATACTTCTCTTAGTAGTGTAGGCTCCATGGAAATTGCGGGGTATGAGGATCATCCTAGCGGCAAACTGGAACTTGcgtga